A genomic segment from Gilvibacter sp. SZ-19 encodes:
- the lpxK gene encoding tetraacyldisaccharide 4'-kinase, with the protein MAGLRKMLTPFSLLYKGVTDLRNLMYDKELLKSEAYELPVICVGNLTVGGTGKSPMIEYLIRLLKDDFKVAVLSRGYKRSTQGFLYVEPSHTANEVGDEPLQIKTKYPNITVAVCADRREGISKLKPKAEVILLDDAFQHRKVKAGYNILLTTFDKPFLDDMLLPAGDLRESRSGAKRADAIVITKIPGNAAYAAVQELEFRLREYAGKPIYKTRIAYADLIKNNQGSEPIAYLKDKAFTLVTGIANPEPLITYLTQQGCRFELQRYPDHHEFTKAQLDLIARKELVITTEKDYMRLRDKIDKKALYYLPIQTEFVEKEGYFESEILDFVHEYWNKIV; encoded by the coding sequence ATGGCCGGTTTACGCAAAATGCTCACTCCCTTCTCCTTACTTTATAAAGGGGTTACTGACCTTCGTAACCTGATGTACGACAAAGAGCTGCTAAAATCCGAAGCCTATGAGCTCCCGGTGATCTGTGTGGGTAACCTCACGGTGGGTGGGACCGGGAAATCGCCTATGATAGAATACCTTATCCGCCTCTTGAAAGATGACTTTAAGGTTGCAGTGCTAAGCAGAGGCTACAAGCGCTCTACTCAGGGTTTTCTTTATGTAGAGCCTTCACATACTGCCAATGAGGTTGGCGATGAACCCTTGCAGATTAAAACTAAATATCCAAATATAACCGTCGCTGTTTGTGCAGATCGTCGTGAGGGGATCAGCAAGCTAAAGCCAAAGGCAGAGGTTATCTTATTGGACGATGCTTTCCAACATCGTAAGGTGAAGGCAGGCTACAATATCTTATTGACCACCTTTGACAAACCGTTTTTAGATGATATGCTCTTACCGGCCGGTGATCTTAGAGAATCAAGATCCGGAGCAAAAAGAGCAGATGCTATTGTGATCACTAAAATTCCTGGCAATGCGGCCTATGCAGCAGTTCAGGAATTGGAGTTCAGACTACGTGAGTATGCGGGTAAACCCATTTACAAAACTCGGATCGCCTATGCAGATCTAATAAAGAACAATCAAGGTTCAGAGCCTATAGCTTACTTAAAGGACAAAGCTTTTACTCTGGTCACAGGAATTGCCAATCCGGAGCCATTGATCACCTACCTGACCCAGCAAGGCTGTCGCTTTGAACTACAGCGATATCCAGATCATCATGAATTCACTAAAGCGCAATTAGACCTCATAGCTCGTAAGGAATTGGTGATCACTACAGAAAAGGATTATATGCGTCTGCGCGATAAGATCGACAAGAAAGCCTTGTATTACTTACCCATACAAACAGAATTCGTAGAGAAAGAAGGTTATTTTGAATCTGAGATCTTGGATTTTGTTCACGAATATTGGAACAAGATCGTTTAA
- a CDS encoding response regulator, whose product MNSQLIRYITALFLLIVCSSPAQEQDTPMASRQDSINEIIRLQNQARAAIIRQDLGSVLTDLNTAHNMAEALKDVELEASCDNELAKFYYSVRQFDKASERVSAVIELLKDKESSAEIAEAYLVQAQIFMKDGDYTQATNSLDKAFAIYESREDESSMARIQLNKGLLALERKNPTSAVNYLEASLTTFQELNLGYYTAQAQLNKAKALLELSDSPNSTSAAQAEVALQAAVAISSENNYAQILTDSYLVSSQMQVEKGNFEAAYGLLQTYHERRDTQSDISSELLATDNQYRLDKGEYDEIIAELEANLERKDSSIKMNNFTSTLSIALITILSLLTLSLYKNNNLRAKANDLLQEKNSELQLAKERAEKASLAKAQFLSTITHELRTPLYAVTGLTHLLLEENPLEHQKEHLNSLKFSGDYLLSLINNILDLNKLEANKVEIERTTFNLKKRVNDVLVALKKSAEDKNNKLLLEFDESIPSKLLGDPLKISQILINLIGNSVKFTENGQVVLRVQKLSETENHVNLHFEVEDNGVGISKKKQKSIFETFSQGSLQINRKFGGTGLGLSIVKNLLQLMNSKIQLESQLGKGSKFYFDIRFAISDQFKEDKNPHNIIYDIDYVALENLSVLVVEDNKINQMITKKILEKNKMKCDVADNGETAIEMVTKNNYHIVLMDIHMPGISGIEATQRIREFNKELPIIALTAVTIDENLDEFYRAGFNEIIPKPFKTEEFFEKIHRTLFMNKTPV is encoded by the coding sequence ATGAACAGCCAATTAATCCGATATATAACGGCTTTGTTCCTCCTTATAGTATGCTCTTCCCCCGCCCAAGAGCAGGACACTCCTATGGCCTCAAGGCAAGACAGTATTAACGAGATAATTCGCCTTCAAAACCAAGCCAGAGCTGCTATTATTCGCCAAGACCTAGGATCGGTACTCACCGACCTGAATACGGCCCACAATATGGCAGAGGCTTTAAAAGATGTAGAGCTCGAGGCTTCTTGTGATAACGAATTAGCAAAATTCTACTACAGCGTAAGGCAATTCGATAAAGCCTCAGAACGCGTATCCGCAGTAATTGAACTCTTAAAGGACAAAGAAAGCTCCGCAGAAATAGCCGAAGCCTACCTGGTTCAGGCGCAGATCTTTATGAAAGATGGCGATTATACCCAAGCCACCAACAGCTTGGACAAGGCTTTTGCCATATACGAAAGTCGCGAAGATGAAAGCTCCATGGCGCGGATACAACTCAACAAAGGACTTTTAGCCTTGGAGCGCAAGAATCCTACATCTGCCGTAAACTACTTGGAAGCTTCATTAACAACCTTTCAAGAACTCAATTTAGGCTATTACACAGCCCAGGCCCAGCTTAATAAAGCCAAGGCCTTACTGGAACTCTCTGATAGCCCCAACAGTACCTCGGCAGCACAGGCCGAAGTTGCCCTGCAAGCAGCCGTTGCTATTAGTAGCGAAAACAATTATGCGCAGATCCTAACAGACAGTTATTTGGTAAGTAGCCAAATGCAAGTGGAAAAAGGAAATTTTGAAGCCGCTTACGGTCTTTTACAAACCTATCACGAGCGCAGAGATACACAAAGCGATATAAGTAGCGAGTTATTAGCTACAGACAACCAATACCGCTTAGACAAGGGCGAATACGACGAGATCATTGCCGAACTGGAAGCGAATCTGGAACGCAAGGACAGCTCCATTAAGATGAACAATTTCACCTCAACCTTGAGTATTGCGCTGATCACCATTTTATCGCTATTAACGCTGTCTTTATATAAGAACAATAATTTACGAGCCAAGGCGAACGATCTGCTCCAAGAGAAGAACAGCGAATTGCAATTGGCCAAAGAACGAGCTGAGAAGGCCTCGCTGGCCAAAGCGCAGTTCTTGTCTACCATTACCCACGAGCTGAGAACACCGCTCTATGCTGTGACCGGTCTTACGCACTTGCTCCTAGAAGAAAATCCGCTGGAGCATCAGAAGGAGCATTTGAACTCCTTGAAATTCTCTGGAGATTATTTGCTTTCGCTGATCAACAACATTCTTGACCTGAACAAACTAGAGGCCAATAAGGTAGAAATAGAGCGTACCACATTCAACCTTAAGAAGCGCGTAAATGATGTGTTGGTCGCCTTGAAAAAATCCGCAGAAGACAAGAACAACAAATTGCTGCTTGAGTTTGACGAAAGTATCCCATCTAAACTACTGGGAGATCCGCTTAAGATCTCGCAGATCTTGATAAATCTTATCGGTAACTCGGTTAAGTTTACAGAAAATGGGCAGGTGGTACTGCGCGTTCAAAAGCTCAGCGAAACAGAAAACCACGTAAACCTGCACTTTGAGGTAGAAGATAATGGCGTTGGAATTTCTAAGAAGAAACAGAAGAGTATTTTCGAGACCTTCTCGCAAGGATCATTGCAGATCAATCGCAAATTTGGAGGTACTGGACTCGGGCTTTCTATTGTTAAGAACCTACTCCAACTAATGAATTCCAAGATCCAATTGGAAAGTCAATTGGGCAAAGGCTCAAAATTCTATTTCGATATCAGATTTGCGATCTCCGATCAGTTCAAAGAAGATAAGAATCCGCATAACATCATCTACGATATTGACTATGTGGCCTTGGAGAATCTATCTGTATTGGTGGTAGAAGACAACAAGATCAACCAAATGATCACCAAAAAGATCTTGGAGAAAAACAAGATGAAGTGCGATGTGGCAGACAATGGAGAAACAGCCATTGAGATGGTAACCAAGAACAACTACCATATTGTACTTATGGACATTCACATGCCGGGTATCAGTGGTATCGAGGCCACTCAGCGCATTCGTGAATTCAACAAGGAATTACCTATCATTGCCTTAACGGCTGTTACCATAGACGAGAATCTGGACGAATTCTACAGAGCCGGATTCAATGAGATTATTCCAAAGCCATTCAAGACAGAAGAGTTCTTTGAGAAGATCCACCGAACGCTGTTTATGAACAAAACGCCAGTTTAA
- the lipA gene encoding lipoyl synthase: MEIQEATPTRTTAKPKWLRVKLPTGKKYTELRGLVDKYDLHTICTSGSCPNMGECWTEGTATFMILGNICTRSCGFCGVKTGRPETVAWDEPEKVARSIKLMNIKHAVITSVDRDDLKDMGSIIWAETVKAIRRMNPDTTLETLIPDFQGITRHIDRIVAVKPEVVSHNMETVKRLTREVRIQAKYERSLEVLRYLKQEGIARTKSGIMLGLGETEAEVLQTMEDLRGVGLDIVTIGQYLQPSKKHLPVKEFITPEQFKKYEEIGLEMGFRHVESGALVRSSYKAQKHLT; this comes from the coding sequence ATGGAAATTCAAGAAGCAACACCTACAAGAACAACAGCCAAACCCAAGTGGTTGCGGGTAAAGCTTCCTACCGGGAAGAAATACACCGAATTGCGCGGCTTGGTAGACAAATACGATCTACACACCATATGTACCTCTGGTAGCTGTCCGAATATGGGCGAATGCTGGACAGAAGGAACAGCCACCTTTATGATCTTGGGTAATATTTGTACCCGCTCTTGTGGTTTCTGCGGAGTCAAGACAGGTCGGCCAGAAACTGTGGCTTGGGACGAACCTGAAAAGGTCGCTCGTTCTATAAAGCTGATGAATATAAAACACGCCGTGATCACTTCTGTAGACCGCGATGACCTTAAAGACATGGGATCCATCATTTGGGCAGAGACCGTGAAGGCCATCCGCAGAATGAACCCAGATACTACCTTGGAAACACTAATTCCGGACTTTCAAGGAATCACCAGACATATAGATCGCATAGTAGCTGTAAAACCAGAGGTTGTTTCTCACAACATGGAAACCGTAAAGCGTTTAACACGTGAGGTGCGAATCCAAGCCAAATACGAACGCAGTTTAGAAGTATTGCGTTATTTAAAGCAAGAAGGCATTGCCCGAACCAAAAGTGGGATCATGCTTGGCCTGGGCGAAACCGAAGCTGAGGTACTCCAGACCATGGAAGACCTGCGCGGGGTTGGCTTAGACATCGTAACTATTGGTCAATACTTACAACCTTCTAAAAAACACCTTCCTGTAAAAGAGTTTATCACTCCAGAACAGTTTAAGAAGTACGAAGAAATTGGTTTAGAAATGGGCTTTAGACACGTAGAAAGTGGCGCTTTGGTTCGCTCTTCTTACAAAGCCCAGAAACACCTTACTTAA
- the msrA gene encoding peptide-methionine (S)-S-oxide reductase MsrA has product MYRKPLLVLGLLLCSLNVACQSSNEKNKEDEALAQQNQKPVQTQPQDGLHKAYFASGCFWCVEAIYESVKGVSEVINGYSGGHTENPTYESSNTGLTGHAEAVEVYYDPNVVSFKTLVDVYFGSQNITQVNGQGPDRGSQYRSIIFYQNEQEKAIIDAKIMQLNEQLGEQKVAAQVLPFQKFWVAEDYHQDYERLNPYNRYIQNVSIPRLKRFQKKFPELIKEESH; this is encoded by the coding sequence ATGTATCGCAAACCCCTCCTTGTACTCGGTCTACTTTTATGCAGTTTAAATGTAGCCTGTCAATCATCCAACGAAAAGAATAAAGAAGACGAAGCCTTAGCGCAGCAGAACCAAAAACCTGTTCAGACGCAGCCCCAAGATGGCCTTCATAAAGCCTATTTTGCTTCCGGTTGTTTTTGGTGTGTTGAAGCCATTTATGAAAGCGTAAAAGGTGTCTCTGAAGTGATCAATGGTTACTCCGGAGGTCATACAGAAAACCCGACCTACGAAAGCAGCAATACCGGACTTACCGGACATGCAGAAGCTGTAGAGGTTTATTACGACCCTAATGTTGTAAGTTTTAAAACCTTGGTCGATGTGTACTTCGGATCTCAAAATATCACTCAGGTCAACGGACAGGGTCCTGATAGAGGAAGTCAATACCGTTCTATAATTTTTTATCAGAACGAGCAAGAAAAGGCCATTATTGACGCTAAGATCATGCAGCTCAATGAGCAACTGGGAGAGCAAAAGGTTGCTGCCCAAGTATTGCCTTTTCAGAAATTTTGGGTTGCAGAAGATTACCACCAAGATTATGAGCGCCTTAATCCCTATAACAGATACATTCAGAATGTTTCTATTCCACGGCTTAAAAGATTCCAGAAGAAATTCCCAGAATTGATCAAAGAAGAAAGCCACTAA
- a CDS encoding zinc ribbon domain-containing protein, whose amino-acid sequence MAKKTEATVEEKLRALYDLQLIDSRVDEIRNVRGELPLEVEDLEDEVAGMNTRLEKLNADLALTDDSIKDKKNLIEESKSLIKKYSEQQNNVRNNREYNSLSKEIEFQELEIQLAEKHIKEFKAQIEQKKEVIEETKARLAEREEHLKHKRDELDEILAETEKEEKALLKESESFEQKIEERLVNAYKRIRSNAKNGLAVVPIERGASGGSFFTIPPQVQMEIASRKKIITDEHSGRILVDPQLAEEEREKMAKFFDKL is encoded by the coding sequence ATGGCCAAGAAGACAGAAGCTACTGTTGAAGAGAAACTGAGAGCCCTTTACGACCTGCAATTGATCGACAGCCGTGTGGATGAGATCAGAAACGTACGTGGAGAACTTCCACTAGAAGTAGAGGACCTTGAAGACGAAGTTGCCGGAATGAACACTCGTCTGGAAAAACTAAATGCCGACCTGGCCCTTACCGACGATTCCATCAAGGACAAGAAGAACCTCATAGAGGAGTCTAAATCCCTGATCAAAAAATACAGCGAGCAACAGAACAACGTTCGCAACAATCGCGAGTACAACTCTTTGAGCAAGGAAATCGAATTCCAAGAATTGGAGATCCAATTAGCAGAAAAGCACATCAAAGAATTCAAGGCACAGATCGAGCAAAAGAAAGAGGTTATCGAAGAGACCAAAGCTCGTTTGGCGGAACGCGAAGAGCACTTAAAGCACAAGCGCGATGAATTGGATGAGATCTTAGCGGAAACCGAAAAGGAAGAAAAGGCTTTATTGAAAGAATCTGAATCCTTTGAACAAAAAATAGAGGAGCGTTTGGTGAATGCCTACAAGCGTATTCGTTCTAACGCAAAGAACGGGCTTGCCGTTGTGCCGATTGAGCGTGGTGCTTCTGGAGGATCTTTCTTTACTATTCCACCACAGGTTCAGATGGAGATCGCATCTCGCAAAAAGATCATTACAGACGAACACAGTGGTCGTATCTTAGTGGATCCGCAGTTGGCAGAAGAGGAACGCGAAAAAATGGCAAAGTTTTTCGACAAACTCTAA
- the gap gene encoding type I glyceraldehyde-3-phosphate dehydrogenase has product MAKIKVAINGFGRIGRTFFKTVHQHDNIEVVAINDLADSKTLAHLLKYDSIHGVFQESISATPDHILVGERAIPLSNGKTPDACNWQGVDVVLEATGKFKDRNLLEGHLSAGAEKVILSVPPNEDDIPMVILGVNQQQLDADEKIISNASCTTNNAAPMVQIIDQLCGVEQAYITTVHSYTTDQSLHDQPHRDLRRARAAGLSIVPTTTGAAKALTKVFPDLADVIGGCGIRVPVPNGSMTDITFNVKREVSIEEVNAAFKKAAAGEFKGILDYTEDPIVSIDIVGNKHSCVFDSGMTSVIGRMVKIIGWYDNESGYSQRLADLIGLICKK; this is encoded by the coding sequence ATGGCCAAGATCAAGGTTGCCATTAATGGATTTGGCCGAATAGGTCGTACTTTCTTCAAGACCGTACACCAACATGACAATATTGAGGTGGTGGCTATCAATGATCTTGCAGATTCTAAAACCTTAGCACATCTTTTAAAGTACGATAGCATTCACGGTGTTTTCCAAGAATCGATAAGCGCAACTCCGGATCATATCTTAGTTGGTGAGCGAGCAATTCCGCTGTCTAATGGTAAAACACCCGACGCCTGTAATTGGCAAGGGGTCGATGTGGTTCTGGAAGCTACAGGAAAGTTTAAAGACCGCAACTTGCTCGAAGGGCATCTGAGCGCGGGGGCTGAAAAAGTGATCTTAAGCGTCCCTCCTAACGAAGATGATATCCCTATGGTGATTCTCGGGGTGAATCAGCAGCAATTGGACGCAGACGAAAAAATTATATCCAACGCCTCTTGTACTACCAATAACGCCGCACCTATGGTGCAGATCATAGATCAACTCTGCGGAGTAGAACAAGCCTATATCACCACGGTGCATTCATATACAACAGATCAGAGTCTACACGACCAGCCACATCGCGACCTGCGACGAGCCCGTGCGGCAGGCTTATCTATAGTTCCTACCACAACCGGAGCTGCTAAGGCCTTGACCAAGGTATTTCCAGATCTTGCCGATGTTATTGGAGGCTGCGGAATCCGAGTCCCGGTGCCCAACGGTTCTATGACAGACATTACCTTTAATGTAAAACGCGAAGTGAGCATAGAGGAAGTAAATGCGGCTTTTAAAAAGGCCGCTGCCGGTGAATTCAAAGGTATTTTGGATTATACCGAAGACCCTATTGTTTCCATTGATATTGTAGGCAATAAGCATTCCTGCGTCTTCGATTCTGGGATGACTTCTGTAATTGGACGTATGGTAAAGATCATCGGTTGGTACGATAACGAAAGTGGATATTCCCAACGTTTAGCGGACTTAATCGGCTTGATTTGTAAGAAATAA
- a CDS encoding Nif3-like dinuclear metal center hexameric protein: MQIKEVIALLEQWAPRSYAEDFDNTGLLVGDSAKTVSGILVSLDCLEAVVDEAVDKGCNLIVSFHPIIFKGLKKLTGADYVQRAVLKAIKNDIAIYAIHTALDNNWEGVNHQILETLGAQKSSVLIPKAGTLKKLITYAPQQESKALLDALFTAGAGAIGQYSECAFTSEGEGSFKPGADANPALGSKGQRHYEKETRIEVLVPQHCESRVVSALIKTHSYEEVAYDLIPISNTNKQLGMGMIGSFENPLSEAEFLALLKSRMHCGGIRHSKLLGKPIEKIAVLGGSGAFGISAAKAAGVDAYVSADFKYHDFFSAEEQLLLVDIGHYESEQYTKNLIVQYLSKKITNFAVLLSEINTNPIFYL; this comes from the coding sequence ATGCAAATAAAAGAGGTTATCGCCCTTTTGGAACAATGGGCTCCACGCAGCTATGCGGAAGACTTTGACAATACCGGACTGTTGGTCGGTGATAGCGCTAAGACAGTCAGCGGAATTTTGGTGAGTTTGGACTGTTTAGAAGCTGTAGTTGACGAGGCCGTAGATAAGGGTTGCAATCTAATAGTGAGCTTCCATCCCATCATATTTAAAGGCTTAAAAAAGCTCACTGGAGCCGATTATGTCCAGCGTGCAGTTCTCAAGGCAATTAAGAACGACATTGCAATCTATGCCATTCACACGGCCTTGGACAATAATTGGGAAGGTGTCAATCATCAGATATTAGAAACGCTAGGGGCACAAAAATCCTCGGTACTTATCCCAAAAGCAGGGACTTTAAAGAAACTGATCACCTATGCACCGCAACAGGAGAGCAAGGCCCTACTCGATGCCTTATTCACAGCTGGCGCCGGTGCCATCGGGCAGTACAGCGAGTGCGCCTTTACTTCAGAAGGCGAAGGTAGTTTTAAGCCCGGAGCGGATGCAAATCCAGCTTTGGGAAGCAAAGGACAACGCCACTACGAAAAAGAAACCCGGATCGAGGTACTTGTACCTCAGCATTGCGAGTCTCGTGTTGTATCGGCCTTGATAAAGACCCACAGTTACGAAGAAGTTGCTTACGACCTGATTCCTATTAGCAATACAAACAAGCAGTTGGGAATGGGCATGATAGGCTCCTTTGAAAATCCGCTATCTGAAGCAGAATTCTTAGCCCTACTAAAATCGCGTATGCATTGCGGGGGAATTCGACACAGTAAACTACTGGGCAAACCAATTGAGAAAATAGCTGTTCTTGGCGGTAGTGGTGCCTTTGGCATAAGCGCTGCGAAAGCAGCAGGCGTAGATGCCTATGTTAGTGCAGACTTTAAATATCACGACTTCTTTAGCGCAGAAGAGCAGCTGCTTTTGGTAGACATTGGACACTACGAAAGCGAACAGTACACAAAAAATTTAATTGTACAATATCTTAGCAAAAAAATTACTAATTTTGCAGTTCTTTTATCGGAGATTAATACCAATCCAATTTTTTATCTGTAA
- a CDS encoding Nramp family divalent metal transporter: MQWAKAIRKFGPGFLFAGAAIGVSHLVQSTRAGADFGLGLLWALLLINIVKYPFFEFGPRYAMATGESLLEGYKKLGRPALVAYFIITLATMFTIQTAVTIVTSGIASSLFGGQDTALWSAIITGVCFLFLILGRYRFLDTLMKIIIVCLTISTLIAVALAFKNTADVSWAQQIPDTAVGIGFLIAFMGWMPAPLDISIWHSMWTLEKKKITAGISAEQSRFDFNVGYIATIVLAICFLLLGGLVMYGSGAQFSSSGGAFANQLIEMYTVNLGEGTRYIIGIAALTTMFSTTLTTLDASPRAMAQTTELLREREMPKAYLTWLIILVVGTTTIFILLTRVEGLMGVLIQVATVLSFLTAPFYAGLNMRLVTSKHMPEDHKPSKPLYLLAWIGMITLIGFSIWYLFTI, encoded by the coding sequence ATGCAATGGGCAAAAGCCATACGTAAATTTGGCCCAGGCTTTCTGTTTGCGGGAGCTGCCATTGGCGTTTCCCATTTGGTACAATCTACAAGAGCTGGTGCCGATTTTGGCCTCGGCCTGCTATGGGCACTACTGCTTATCAACATAGTCAAATACCCTTTCTTTGAGTTTGGCCCTCGCTATGCCATGGCAACAGGAGAAAGTCTTTTGGAAGGTTACAAAAAACTGGGCCGACCGGCTTTAGTGGCGTACTTTATAATCACCCTTGCCACGATGTTCACCATACAGACCGCTGTCACCATTGTGACTTCCGGTATTGCCAGCAGTTTGTTCGGAGGTCAAGACACTGCCCTCTGGAGCGCCATTATTACAGGTGTCTGTTTTCTGTTCTTGATCTTGGGCCGTTACAGATTTTTGGATACCCTAATGAAGATCATCATAGTTTGTCTTACCATAAGTACTCTAATTGCTGTTGCACTTGCATTTAAGAATACTGCGGATGTCAGTTGGGCGCAACAAATTCCAGACACTGCTGTGGGCATAGGTTTCTTGATCGCCTTTATGGGCTGGATGCCTGCTCCACTCGACATATCGATCTGGCATTCCATGTGGACCTTAGAGAAGAAAAAGATCACGGCTGGTATTTCTGCGGAGCAATCCCGGTTCGATTTCAATGTGGGATACATCGCCACCATAGTCTTGGCAATTTGTTTCTTATTGCTTGGCGGCTTGGTCATGTATGGCAGCGGAGCGCAATTCTCTTCCAGTGGCGGAGCCTTTGCGAATCAATTGATAGAAATGTACACCGTAAACTTAGGTGAAGGAACACGCTATATCATTGGAATTGCCGCCCTAACCACTATGTTCAGCACTACCCTAACAACTTTGGACGCATCGCCCAGAGCCATGGCCCAGACCACAGAACTGCTGCGTGAACGCGAAATGCCTAAGGCCTACCTAACTTGGTTAATCATCTTAGTAGTTGGAACTACAACCATCTTTATTTTGCTCACCAGAGTCGAAGGTCTTATGGGAGTCTTGATCCAAGTAGCTACAGTCCTCTCCTTTTTAACAGCCCCATTTTACGCCGGACTCAATATGCGTCTGGTGACCAGCAAGCATATGCCAGAAGATCATAAACCGTCTAAACCCTTATACCTGTTGGCCTGGATAGGAATGATCACCCTTATCGGTTTTAGCATTTGGTATCTTTTTACCATTTAG